From Pseudoalteromonas sp. Scap06:
CAAGGTTTAGCAGAGGTAGATCGATTGTTTGCCAATGTATCTACCTTAATGATGTTTGATGACCATGATGTAACCGACGATTGGAACCTCACCGCAGGGTGGGAGCAAGCCATTAATCAAAACCGCAGCAGCAAGCGTATTGTAAATAATGGCTTAGCGAGCTATTGGCTGTTTCAAGGAATGGGCAACGACGCACTGCAAAAAACCGGATCGTTACTTGGCCCTTTTAACGACTGTTTAGCCGGCGATATGCAATGGCAATTTAAAGCGTTTGATAAGCACCTTAACGATTTTAACCATTGGCATTACGAGCTAATGACCATTCCTAAAGTGGTGGTGCTCGATACTCGTACGCATCGTTGGCGTAATGAGCAAAACTTTAACGAACCTTCAGGTTTACTTGATTGGGAACGTCTCACAGAGCTTGAAGAAAGCCTATTAAGCCATGACCAAGTCATTATTGTATCGCCTGCTCCCGTGTTTGGGGTTAAATCGATAGAGGCAATTCAAGCGGTGTTTAATATGTGTGGGCAACCACTGATGGTTGATGTAGAAAACTGGATGGCCCACGAAGGCTCAGCCAAAAAGTTACTCAACACCTTTAGGCGCACCGACACCCCAAACGAAACGCTGATTTTATCGGGCGATGTACACTATTCGTTTTGTTTTTCAGTGCAAAAGCGTTTTGGCGATCATCCCAACAGAATTTGGCAACTGACAGCCAGTGGCATTAAAAATGAGTTTCCGCGCAAGCTAATAAATATACTCGACAAGCTCGACTCTATTTTATACGGTCCCAAAAGCCCACTTAACTTTTTTACCAAACGCTGGCATATGGAAGTAGACAAACACCAAACTAAAGGCAAAGGGCAAAAGTACTTAGTAAGCGATTCTGCCATTAGTTTGGTTACGCTTGAAGCGGGTAATTTAGCCAGGTATCAGCTAATCCACGGCGACGGCCACACCACCGAATTTGATTTAGAAGAGCAGTGATTTAATACAAGAATTAGGTCGATATTATTGCCAACTTGTAGCAGCGGCTTCATGTCGCGTCATTTTATAATGTCGTTAGCGACGGGCGACGGGCGATGAGCGACGAGTTACGGGGTAAATATCCAAAAGCGCAGCGTCTCTTAACTCTCTTTGTTAATAATTTCTTTGCGCGGCATAAAGCCCCGCCTACAATAAACAGCTATGTTACCCTTATTCGTAGGCGGGAGTTTACCTCGCGCATGTTTAAAGTATGAGGGTATTAGGCCCGTAACCTGACCCCCGCAGCCCGTTAACTTCGTCGTTTTTTAATCCGCTTTGGTGCCGGTAACTTATTGGTTAATATCGCTAAACATAACACCACTATAAACAGCATTGAGTTTGCGCCGGCTTGTAAGGAGTAATCAACCGACGAATGTAGCATCATGGCTACTATGGCCGTAGCACAACCAAACGCCCCCCCCTGATAAAGCGCCGTCTTACGCGTTCGCATAGTATTAATACATAACCACAAACAATAAAGCACTAGCAGTCCTAATAACGCTGTGGCAGGAATACCTAGCTCAACTGCAAATTGTACATAATCGTTATGCGCGTTGTCGTAGTAGCCAGAGTAGGGCTCAGATTGATACGCAGGAAACGCAGTATAAAAAGTACCGCCACCAGAGCCCAATAATGGGTTATCTAAAATCAGTGGAATTGAGTCACGTACAACTTCATCTCGTGTTTCTGATTGCAAGCTGGTTTCGCTAATACGTTGTTTTACTTTTTCTACATCGAAAATAGCACCAATAATAATTAAATCGATAATAAAAAAGCTCACAATCAGCAATTTAAATGCTTTAGGCTTTTGCTTATAAACAAACAGCGCTAGTAAGCTTACTATTATTAAAGCGATAAAAAAGGCCGAGTTACCCATACGGCTGCGAGTTAAAATAAGCGCCACAATAATAATAATTAACGAAATGCGTAAAATTATTTTAGAACTCAATAATATTTCGGCCCAAGCGCGTAGTGTTTGTTTTACAGTGGGCTGATAACCGCTGTTAGAGCGTTTTAGTTCACTGATTAAAACACCAATGCCTAAACATAAACATAAAGCTAAGTAATTAGCTAAAAAGTTAGAATAGGTAAAAGTACCAATTGCACGATCTGTATGTTTGTAACCAAATAAAGGACTAACAATATCGGGAGATAAGTTTAAATAACTAGCGTACAACGCCTGAAATACACCGGCACAAATAACAGCATAAATTAACTTTTTAATTCGCTCTGCACTATTGCAGTAGTTAAATATTAACCAGCTCAGCATAATTAAAAAACAGGTTTTTAATAACATTTGTTTGGTTTGAAATGCATCAACACTCACGCCAAACAGCTGTATACCACAAACTAAAATAACTGCACTTAGAGTAAAAAATAGTGGCCAAGAATAGCGAGGCGGAAATAGCGCTTGGTTGTTATTTAACACACTGTGGGTAAGATGGGTAATAAAGGTAAAGCTAGTTAAAATGCCAATAGCTAAAATTGCCCAAGGTCGGTAACTACCTAAAGGAAGAGGAAGTAAAAATAGGATCAAACAAATTAAAAAAAATATAAAACGATTCAAAATAAACTCAAACAAAGTAAAAACGCAGCCAATAGGCTGCGTTTAAATATACTTATGGTAAAAACTAGTTACCGACTTCAGATATACCGTTATCACCACCTGTACCACCAGAGCCTGGAGGTGTTGGTAATGTTGGTAAACTGCCTACTGGCGGAGCAGGTTGACCTACACCAGGGCCTGCAGCGGTCGCTTCAGAAGCGGTGGTTGCATCAACACCTGCAGTAATTGCAGCAAGTGTAATTGCATCAGAGTCTAAACCTGCAGCCGTAAGTGCAGCTAAAAAGTCAGAAATTAACGGATTGTCTGCACCAAATTGGGCAACAACAGCTGCAACCATCGCATCAATGTCTGCAGCGCTACACGCAGCATTTAGTAATTTCTCTTCTAATTCAACTTTTTCTTTGTTTTTACAAATACGTTTAATAGCTTCTACTAAATCTTCGCGTAATTGCTCTGGTGAAGTATCTGCAGTAACGTTATTAAGAATATCAATTATGTTATTTATGCTCACTTCTTGAACCACAGCATCGTTATCCGTTTGTGCATGGGTTGGAAGAGCAGTAAGAGCTGTTGCGCTAGCTACTAAGCCAGCTAAAAGTAATTTTTTCATTTCTCGTCCCTAGGTTGAGCTTTAATTGCAAAATTTTAGCGCATCGGCGCAAAAAGTAAACTCTTTATTTACGCCATTTTCATTAGATTTAATAATTTTTGATGGTGACAGTATTAAATTACCTTGTACCCCGTCACATCCCAATGATTCGAGTATCTCTAACGTTTCAGTCTTTTCAATTAAACAGGCTAAAACTTTAATACCAAAGCCATGACAAATATTATTAACTGTTTGAATATAAAATTGGCTTTGTGGGTTAGTTACTAAATCTTGAATATAACTACCATCAATTTTTACATACTCAATATCAAGACCTTGTAAATACCTGAACGACGTTAAGCTAGTACCAAAGTGTTCAATACATACATTAATACCCAGCTCTTTAATTGCATCTATGTGTAACGAAGCTACGTGCACATTATAGAGCAAACCAATTTCATGTAGTTCGAATACAAGATTTGTTTTAATAACGGGTTTAGTGTGCGAATAAAGGGTGAGCCATTGTATAAAGTCAGTTGAGTACAACGATGCCTTGCTAATATTAAGTGCAAATACATCATTAGGGTAATGTTCTTTTATATCTACAAAGCTTCGTATAATTTTTTTATCGAGTTCTTCGGTTAAATTTAACTTTTCAGCCATGGCGAATAAGTGGCCATTATTTACTTTTTCACCCTCATGAATAAAGTGGGCAAATACTTCAAAATAACATTGAGAATCAGTTTTATTAGCTTGCTTTACGGGCTGCACTGAAAAGCTCACTTCACCCGCATTAATAATCGACTTAATTAAAGTACGCCATTGGTTAACACTAAATAATGACTCTTTATCGGTATTGTCTAATGTAGCATCTTCGCCAATAGTGCAACTAGTATCAAGTAACGACAACACTTCACCCAAGGCAGCGCCTTGATCAATCCCAACTATGGCTAAATTAGCGTAACCATTAATGTGTGAGCTATTTTCTTTTTGACTTAACTTATCACTCACATCTAAGCGAGCTTTACTTAAAAATAAAACATCATACGGGGCCAATAAAACGAACGTTCCCCCGTTGAGCCTAAATAAAGATGAATTTGGTAACTCATTAGCAAGCTGTTTAAGTATTTTTGCAGCATCAAGCACATGCTGATCGCCATCTTGATAGCTTACAACTTGGTTAATATTATTTAACGAGGGCAGGGTAAGCATCATTGCAGTAATGGGTGTATCGTCAGTAATATTATTAACAACTGAATTAAAGTGGTTCTCAAACGACTTGCGGTTACCTAACCCTGTTAACGAGTCTATGTATACCTCTTCGGTAAGTGCTTGAGTTTGTTTTGTTAGTGAGTCAAACGTACTTTGTAGGTTTAAAACCATGTTATTAATGGCTTGTGTAACAGTGCGCAGTTCTCGAGCAACCGGTATTTCTTTATTTAAGGTAAAACGCTTTCGTGTTACTAGCATAGCTTGGTTTTCTACTGCTTGTAGTGGCTTAAATACCGCACGTAATATTAAAAATGCAATTGCCAGTGACGCTGCTAATAGTAAAAACGAACTATATAAGCTGCGCAAGGTGTGCTGCCACAAGGTTAAATACGATTGCCCAGTATGGCTGGTTACATCAAGGGTGCCGGCCATCATCCAGCCATTGTTAATTTCAGAATGCATAGTTGGTGCACTTAGTTCAACAGCACCTATAAACCAGCTAGGAACTGATTCAACGCGTTTAGGATTTTGTAATTCAAAAACGATGTTGTTTTGCACATCAGTAAACTTAATTTGGCTATAATAACCAGAGTCAAAAATAGCGGTTGCCATCGTCTCGGCAATCATTAGGCTGTCGTCTTCTAAATAAGGAGAGATAGAAAGGCCTAAACTGGTAGCGGTATCTTGCGCGTGGCTAGCCATTTGCGTTTGTAAGTAATTACGGGTTGTATCAACGTCGGTAATAACGCGTACACAAAACGAAATTATCGAAATTAAAATTATCAAGCCATATACTTGAGTCTTTAAACTCAATCCATATTTAAAGAGTCGAGACATAACTACTAGTTCCTTTATTGTTATCGTTGGCAGGCGCAAGCTCACCTTGTTCAATTCGCTCAAGCATGGTGTTCCAAGCAGAAACACCACGACTATTTTTAACTTTATTACCTAACCCTTTCGACTTGGCTAACCATAAACCTTGGCCATTAAAACTATATATAGGTTTTAAATCGCCACGGTTACTAGCAGGTACCAATTTTGTATTGAAATTATCAAGCACTAGCGGTATTTGATTAGGTTGTTCAAAGTATATAAGTACCATGTGAGGTTGATTAACCGTACGCTGGCGTACATACATAAAGCGTATTTTATCTTCAGGGATTCCTAAGGCTATTAAAGTAAAATACTTTGCAATAACATAATCTTCACAGTCACCCATACCCACCCCCAAGCTTTCTAGTGGCGTGGCCCAATAATCTTTTTTTTGCCAAAGCTCGTCATCGGTTTTGTACTTTATATGCTTATTAAAAAAGTCATTAACTAAATGAATTTTTTGCCATTCGCTTTTGTCGGCAGAGTCATCTATAAAACTCAGCCAGTTTTTTATTCTTTGGTGGCCAGCATCACCATAAAACTGTTTGGCACGGGTAATTATATCGCTATTACGCAAATGTAAAAGCATGTCTTGTGCACAAGCAAAAAAAGACACTAATATAATGATGCAAATTCCTACCCGCACAAAGCCCATCCCTAAAAAATTAACGCGGTAATTATATTCCCATTGAAACTAAAATGATAGGTTATAAAAAGTGCACCCACCCTTAAGTTAACAATCTGTTAACTTAAAACAATCTAAAAGGCTGCTTTTTGTATTGAGCGAATTTATCTGGTGTGTATAATACCCGCCCATATGGACAGTAGCACTTAAAACACATGCTTAAATTTAGCAACGGCATCAATAAGTTTCTACGAAAATAAAAAAACGATAAAAGGAATTGAAGTGAAAGTATTAAAAGCAGTCTTGCCTGTTGCAGGTTTGGGTACGCGCATGCTGCCAGCGACCAAAGCAATGCCAAAGGAAATGCTTCCGCTAGTCGATAAACCTCTCATCCAGTATGTTGTAAACGAAGCAGTTAAAGCCGGTATTAAAGAAGTTGTTCTGGTTACCCATGCCTCCAAAAACGCAATAGAAAATCACTTTGATACTAGCTTTGAGCTAGAAGCGACCCTAGAGGCCCGCGTAAAACGTAGCTTGCTAGAAGAAATTCGTTCAATAATTCCGCGAGATGTCAGCATTATTTCGGTTCGTCAATCAGCGCCGTTAGGCTTGGGCCACGCAATACTTGAAACTCGCCCAATCATTGGTAATAACCCATTCGCTATTTTGTTGCCTGACGTCATTATCGATCAATATAAGTCGAGCCTAAAGGTTGATAACTTAACGCAAATGATCGGCCGATTTGAGCGCACCCAGCATAACCAAATTATGGTTGAGCCCGTCCCACATCAAGAAGTGCACAACTATGGTGTAGTTGATTTAGCGGGTAAAAATATTGCCCCAGGCGAAAATGCAGCCATTACCAACATGGTTGAAAAACCAAATAATGACGAAGCGCCAAGTAATTTAGCCATAACAGGACGTTATGTTGTATCACCTGCTATTTGGGATTTGCTTGAATATACGCCACCAGGTGCTGGCGGCGAAATTCAATTAACAGATGCATTACTGCAGTTACGTCACCTTGAAACAATTGAAGCGTACCATTTAAAAGGTAAGTCGCACGACTGTGGCTCAAAACTAGGTTATATGCTTGCAAATGTAGAGTATGCAATGCAATCAAACCTAATGGGTGAAGAATTTACAAAACGTGTTAAGCAATTAATGGCAAATGCATAAAGCTATACAAAACCGGTTAGTAAAAAATTAAAGGGAAATCATGGCTATTAAAGTATTAAGTATTTTTGGTACGAGACCTGAAGCAATAAAAATGGCACCGCTAGTTAAAGCACTCAATGCCGCAGAAGGTATTGACGCAAAAGTGTGTGTTACTGCTCAGCATCGCGAAATGCTTGACCAAGTTTTAGACCTTTTTGAGATTGTACCCGAGTACGACTTGAACATTATGAAGCCGGGTCAAAGTTTATACGATGTAACAACAAATATCTTGTTAGGGCTAAAACCTATTCTTGAAGAATTTAAACCAGATTTAGTGCTTGTTCATGGCGATACCAGCACTACTTTATCTGCAAGTTTAGCGGCTTTTTATCAGCAAATTCCAGTGGGGCATGTAGAAGCAGGGTTACGTACAGGTAATTTAAGTTCGCCATGGCCTGAAGAGGGTAACCGCAAGCTTACTGGTGCTATTACAAAGCTGCATTTTGCACCAACGCAAACATCGCAGCAAAACTTACTCAATGAAGCGGTAAGTGCTGACGATATCGTAATTACTGGTAACACCGTTATTGACGCATTATTACAAGTGGTTGATAAAGTAAAAACCGACAGCGCTTTAATTTCAACTCTAAAAGCTAAATTTCCAGAACTCGATGAAACTAAAAAGCTTATTTTAGTTACAGGGCACCGCCGTGAGAGCTTTGGTGGCGGTTTTGAGCGAATTTGTGAGGCACTGGTCGAAATTGCAACTGCACACCCAGATACACAAATTTTATACCCAATGCATTTAAATCCTAATGTACGCGAACCAGTAAATCGCATATTAAAAAATGTTGATAATGTGCATTTAATCGAGCCGCAAGACTACCTACCATTTGTGTACTTAATGAATCAAGCTCACATAATCGTAACCGACTCAGGTGGTGTTCAAGAAGAAGCGCCAAGCCTAGGCAAACCTGTACTTGTTATGCGTGACACCACAGAACGCCCAGAAGCGGTAGAAGCAGGTACAGTTAAACTAGTAGGCACAGATAAAGCTCGCATAGTGAATGAAGTTAATAACTTACTCACTAACGATCAAGAATATCAGTCAATGAGCCGTGCACATAACCCTTATGGTGATGGTAAAGCGTGTGAGCGTATTGTGGCTAAAATTAAGCAACATTTTAAAGATTAAAATAAAGTTTAAAACTTTTTCAAGGATTTAGTAATGACAATTAAAACAGTTTCAGTTGTTGGTTTAGGCTACATAGGTTTACCAACTGCGGCGGTTATTGCATCGCGCGGTATGAAAGTAATTGGTTTAGACGTAAGCGAAAAAGCAGTTAATACCATTAATGCCGGTGAAATACACATAGTAGAGCCTGATCTCGACATAATAGTTCGTGGCGTAGTATCTACTGGTAACTTAAGAGCGACTACAACGCCAGAAAAAGCCGATGCGTTTATGGTAGCTGTACCTACACCATTTATTCACAGCGAAAGTGGTAACCACAGTGCAGACTTAAGCTATATTGAATCGGCTGCAAAAATGATTGCCCCAGTGCTTGAAAAAGGTAACTTAGTTATTTTAGAAAGCACCTCACCTGTAGGGGCAACGGAGCAACTAGCCGCTTGGTTAAGTGAAGCGCGCCCTGATTTAACGTTCCCACAAGATAAAGGTGATGCCGCCGACATCAATGTTGCTCATTGCCCTGAGCGTGTATTACCTGGTTATGTATTACAAGAGCTAGTGTCAAACGACCGTGTAATAGGCGGTATGAGTAAAGCATGTAGTGAAAAAGCTGTTAAGTTATACGAAACTTTCGTGCGCGGCGAGTGTATTATTACCAATGCTCGTACTGCTGAAATGGCTAAGTTAACCGAAAACTCATTTCGCGATGTAAACATTGCCTTTGCCAATGAATTATCGGTAATTTGTGACAAATTAAAAATTAATGTGTGGGAGCTTATTAAGCTTGCTAATCGTCACCCGCGTGTAAATATTTTAAACCCAGGCCCAGGTGTTGGCGGCCACTGTATTGCGGTTGATCCTTGGTTTATTGTTGCAAGTTGCCCAGACGAAGCAAAAATAATTAAACAAGCACGCTTAACTAACGACGCAAAACCATTCTACGTAATTGAAAAAGTAGCAAAAGCCGCTGATGAATTTAAACGTCCAGTTATTGCATGCCTAGGCCTTTCATTTAAAGCCGATATCGACGATCTTCGTGAGAGCCCGGCATTAAATATTGTTGAAGAGTTAGCAGCAAAAAATATAGGTGAAATACTTGCGGTAGAGCCAAACATTGCAGAACTTCCAGCTAACCTAGCAGATAAAAATGTTAGCTTAGTATCACTTGAAAGCGCACTAGAGCAAGCAAATGTCGTTGTAGTATTAGTTGATCATAAACAATTTAAAGCTGCAGACAAAACAGAGTTTGCATCAAAAGTTGTTATTGATACTCGCGGTATTCTTTAATTTTGTACTATTTATAAAGATTTTTTAATGTGTATTAATAAAATATCAATAATGCCTAAAAAACATATTGCTTTAATTATGCCCCTCTCTACTTACGACTGGGGTAGTAATAATTGTGGCGGCGTAGATAGCGTATGCCAGATGCTTGCAGAATATATGGTTAACCATGATGACGCTAACTATAGGTTTACCATTATCGGTCTTGACCCGCAAAGTAAAACCCCTTTCACAGGGGATGTTATTCATTTATCGGATAACGTTGATTTTATCTGGTTGCCTGCATCAAGCAAGCAATCAAAATTTAAAATCCCTGGCATTATTTGGCAAAATTGGCATGTACGAAAATTATTAAAGATCTTAAACCCTGACTTAGTTCACACCCACCTTTGGAGTTTATTGGTAGGTAGTTGCTACGAAGGTAAAACACTTGTCACCGTTCATAGTTATAAAAAAATAGCCCGCCGTAATGTGGGTTTAGTTAATGATTTTTTATATGAAAAAATTATTCCTTCAATTACTGCAAGGCGAAATGATAATGTTGTTGTTGTTGGTAAACAGTTGCAAAGTGCAATTATTGCAGATGGGTTTAAATCTGAAGTAGTCCATAACCCTATAAATCAAGAATACTTTGAAGCTAATTACGCCAAACATAACCGAAAAGAAGTAAAACTGGTTACGTGTGCGTTATTAACGCCAAGGAAAAAGGTTGAAGACTCCGTTGCTTTATTAGCCAAGTTAGTTAGTGATGGCTTCGACTCTTCGTTAGCTATCATTGGACCTGCTACAGATAAAGAATATACGCAACGGATTAAAAAACAGGTTGTTTCTCTAGGGTTAGAGAATAATGTGACTTTTTTTGGTAAGTTAAATAAAGCTCAGATCATACAGCAGTATACTAATGCTGACTTAGGTGTATTTACTTCTGGTGAAGAGACATTCGGCTTAGTGCCTCTAGAAATGTTAGCTGTTGGTTTACCTCTAATTACAACTAAGGTTGGAATACTTGAAGATGAAAGGCTTTTTTTTGAAGGAATAGGGGTTCAATACTTTACTAATACATTGACGTCAGAAAGTGTGAACAATTTAATTAAGAATCATGATGTGAATAAATCTAAAAGTACACTTGAAACGAAATTTAATATTGCATGTGTTTTTGAACAGTACCTCGACCTCTACTCTAAAACTATAGACGAAGTTGAATAATGTTTGGTTCATTGCTTAAGTACGCCCCAGTACAAATATTTGCTGCAATTAGTATTTTTACGTTAATTAGCATACATACTAAGTTGTTGACTACAGCTGAATATGGGATGCTGGCATTAATGCTGCTAACCGTCGAAGTTGTAAGAGCAGTAGCTGCCCAGTGGATTAACGCTAGCATGCTGCGTTTACTTCCAAGTAAAAAAACAGAGGAACATGAACATTTTGCAGCGATTGCCAACTCGATTATTTTTTGCTGCACATTGCCAGCCTTGGTATTAGTTAGTTTGGGGTTATATTTAACAGGTTTATTAACCTTATCTACGTTTTTAGCTACCTTTTTAGTTTTTTTAACTAAAGCTCTCTATCAGTTCTATCTTGAATTAGCTCGTATAATGGAGCGTTTAAATCAATATAGAATTGCCGTACTTACTCAATCTATTATGGCTATAGCAATTACAGGCAGCTTGCTAGCTTACTCTCCTAATATCCTTTCTGCGTTATCAGCCCTTGCTTTGAGCTACATAGCTGCAGGTTTAGTTGTTTTTAAACCGCTTAAAATTAGTTTTAATAAACTTAAAACTGCAGATGCTAAGGCTATTTTCTCTTATGGTTTGCCACTTATGGCCAGTGGTTTAGTTGCAGCAATATCAAGCCGATTGGATCGCTACTTTATTGCCGACTCATTAGATTTAGCACAAACAGGTATATACGCCGCTATATCAAACATTTTATTAGGAATAGGCGCACTTATTTTTATGGTTGTTGCTTTGCCAAGCTATCCTGAATTAACCAAAAAAATAAACGATAAAGCTGCTTTGTACAAAGCGCATGGTGAATATTTAATTTTATTATGTTTAATTGCAATGCCTGCTCTAGTTGGGTTTTGCATTTTAGCTGAGCCGATAACGCACCTATTGCTTAGTGAAGAATATTTATCACAAGGTTCTACTGTTATTTATATTTTATGTGCGGGGGTGTTTGTTTTAAATTTGAAGGCTCATTATATAGACCATGGTTTACAGTTCTCTTTAAACACTAAATACCTGCCCAAAATCAGTGTTTTTTCATTAATATTAAACCTTTCATTATTAGTTACTTTGATTCCTCCTTTTGGTTTGATAGGGGCGGCGAGTGCTTTTTTAATTGCTAATATTATCGCATTGGTTATGAGCCTATGGCTATCGCTAAAAAAAGGATATAAATACGCTGTACCGTTGCAGGTATATAAAATTATACTTTCAACTGTGTGTATGGCCATATTCCTGCAAGAATTACGAGTTCATCACTTTGTGATAATTAATATGCCCATAGTCAATATTGCTCTTGATATGATTACTGGCGTTATTATATTTTCATCTGTACTTGCCTTACTAAATTATAAAAAATGCAAGGCATGGGTAATAAGTTAATGAAAAATGAAAATATTTACAAAGTAATGGTGTTAACTTTTTTTACTGCTTTTATTTTTGGCGGCTATTTACTAGAGAACGTAGGTATAAAATACGTATCAGAAGGCGGAAATCCGTTAGTTAAAATACATATTTCAACATATATATTAATGCTAACCTTTGCTATCTTTACGCTCAGAAAAGGAATTCAAACACCTATAATTAATCTTAAAGAGCTAAGTTCAGCATGGCTAATTAGCTTACTGAGTATAATTCTTGTAATATTTTATGGTTTATATACCTCGGGTATGTCAGGTATAGCTTATTTGGTCAATACCATGATCTCACCA
This genomic window contains:
- a CDS encoding alkaline phosphatase D family protein, with translation MTILSVQHPLIIMGPMVRRAEKASVCIQFATSKPVNCRVELIGFECYSEQDTIRLGEYLFLQFVVIKPINSQFPRDTLLSYQLFFDDTPVDLSAFSFNNQPLPEFVIPKKLTQILHGSCRNAHHPAKDSLVSSSHWQAVQRSNEQQGAQLLLLSGDQIYADDVAGPMLLAIHQLIKHLGIYKEQPLDLDLPADIAEQLYGRHYLLPTTSWKNRSKLGIGYWLKKDEPHFSSVKAYNHLIHFEEFVALYLLNFSSQAWQYIDLNNLSYSGGNGKNQALFNAEKTALIDYAQGLAEVDRLFANVSTLMMFDDHDVTDDWNLTAGWEQAINQNRSSKRIVNNGLASYWLFQGMGNDALQKTGSLLGPFNDCLAGDMQWQFKAFDKHLNDFNHWHYELMTIPKVVVLDTRTHRWRNEQNFNEPSGLLDWERLTELEESLLSHDQVIIVSPAPVFGVKSIEAIQAVFNMCGQPLMVDVENWMAHEGSAKKLLNTFRRTDTPNETLILSGDVHYSFCFSVQKRFGDHPNRIWQLTASGIKNEFPRKLINILDKLDSILYGPKSPLNFFTKRWHMEVDKHQTKGKGQKYLVSDSAISLVTLEAGNLARYQLIHGDGHTTEFDLEEQ
- a CDS encoding O-antigen ligase; the encoded protein is MNRFIFFLICLILFLLPLPLGSYRPWAILAIGILTSFTFITHLTHSVLNNNQALFPPRYSWPLFFTLSAVILVCGIQLFGVSVDAFQTKQMLLKTCFLIMLSWLIFNYCNSAERIKKLIYAVICAGVFQALYASYLNLSPDIVSPLFGYKHTDRAIGTFTYSNFLANYLALCLCLGIGVLISELKRSNSGYQPTVKQTLRAWAEILLSSKIILRISLIIIIVALILTRSRMGNSAFFIALIIVSLLALFVYKQKPKAFKLLIVSFFIIDLIIIGAIFDVEKVKQRISETSLQSETRDEVVRDSIPLILDNPLLGSGGGTFYTAFPAYQSEPYSGYYDNAHNDYVQFAVELGIPATALLGLLVLYCLWLCINTMRTRKTALYQGGAFGCATAIVAMMLHSSVDYSLQAGANSMLFIVVLCLAILTNKLPAPKRIKKRRS
- a CDS encoding EAL domain-containing protein encodes the protein MSRLFKYGLSLKTQVYGLIILISIISFCVRVITDVDTTRNYLQTQMASHAQDTATSLGLSISPYLEDDSLMIAETMATAIFDSGYYSQIKFTDVQNNIVFELQNPKRVESVPSWFIGAVELSAPTMHSEINNGWMMAGTLDVTSHTGQSYLTLWQHTLRSLYSSFLLLAASLAIAFLILRAVFKPLQAVENQAMLVTRKRFTLNKEIPVARELRTVTQAINNMVLNLQSTFDSLTKQTQALTEEVYIDSLTGLGNRKSFENHFNSVVNNITDDTPITAMMLTLPSLNNINQVVSYQDGDQHVLDAAKILKQLANELPNSSLFRLNGGTFVLLAPYDVLFLSKARLDVSDKLSQKENSSHINGYANLAIVGIDQGAALGEVLSLLDTSCTIGEDATLDNTDKESLFSVNQWRTLIKSIINAGEVSFSVQPVKQANKTDSQCYFEVFAHFIHEGEKVNNGHLFAMAEKLNLTEELDKKIIRSFVDIKEHYPNDVFALNISKASLYSTDFIQWLTLYSHTKPVIKTNLVFELHEIGLLYNVHVASLHIDAIKELGINVCIEHFGTSLTSFRYLQGLDIEYVKIDGSYIQDLVTNPQSQFYIQTVNNICHGFGIKVLACLIEKTETLEILESLGCDGVQGNLILSPSKIIKSNENGVNKEFTFCADALKFCN
- a CDS encoding transglutaminase-like cysteine peptidase, which translates into the protein MRVGICIIILVSFFACAQDMLLHLRNSDIITRAKQFYGDAGHQRIKNWLSFIDDSADKSEWQKIHLVNDFFNKHIKYKTDDELWQKKDYWATPLESLGVGMGDCEDYVIAKYFTLIALGIPEDKIRFMYVRQRTVNQPHMVLIYFEQPNQIPLVLDNFNTKLVPASNRGDLKPIYSFNGQGLWLAKSKGLGNKVKNSRGVSAWNTMLERIEQGELAPANDNNKGTSSYVSTL
- the galU gene encoding UTP--glucose-1-phosphate uridylyltransferase GalU, giving the protein MKVLKAVLPVAGLGTRMLPATKAMPKEMLPLVDKPLIQYVVNEAVKAGIKEVVLVTHASKNAIENHFDTSFELEATLEARVKRSLLEEIRSIIPRDVSIISVRQSAPLGLGHAILETRPIIGNNPFAILLPDVIIDQYKSSLKVDNLTQMIGRFERTQHNQIMVEPVPHQEVHNYGVVDLAGKNIAPGENAAITNMVEKPNNDEAPSNLAITGRYVVSPAIWDLLEYTPPGAGGEIQLTDALLQLRHLETIEAYHLKGKSHDCGSKLGYMLANVEYAMQSNLMGEEFTKRVKQLMANA
- the wecB gene encoding non-hydrolyzing UDP-N-acetylglucosamine 2-epimerase, which produces MAIKVLSIFGTRPEAIKMAPLVKALNAAEGIDAKVCVTAQHREMLDQVLDLFEIVPEYDLNIMKPGQSLYDVTTNILLGLKPILEEFKPDLVLVHGDTSTTLSASLAAFYQQIPVGHVEAGLRTGNLSSPWPEEGNRKLTGAITKLHFAPTQTSQQNLLNEAVSADDIVITGNTVIDALLQVVDKVKTDSALISTLKAKFPELDETKKLILVTGHRRESFGGGFERICEALVEIATAHPDTQILYPMHLNPNVREPVNRILKNVDNVHLIEPQDYLPFVYLMNQAHIIVTDSGGVQEEAPSLGKPVLVMRDTTERPEAVEAGTVKLVGTDKARIVNEVNNLLTNDQEYQSMSRAHNPYGDGKACERIVAKIKQHFKD
- the wecC gene encoding UDP-N-acetyl-D-mannosamine dehydrogenase — encoded protein: MTIKTVSVVGLGYIGLPTAAVIASRGMKVIGLDVSEKAVNTINAGEIHIVEPDLDIIVRGVVSTGNLRATTTPEKADAFMVAVPTPFIHSESGNHSADLSYIESAAKMIAPVLEKGNLVILESTSPVGATEQLAAWLSEARPDLTFPQDKGDAADINVAHCPERVLPGYVLQELVSNDRVIGGMSKACSEKAVKLYETFVRGECIITNARTAEMAKLTENSFRDVNIAFANELSVICDKLKINVWELIKLANRHPRVNILNPGPGVGGHCIAVDPWFIVASCPDEAKIIKQARLTNDAKPFYVIEKVAKAADEFKRPVIACLGLSFKADIDDLRESPALNIVEELAAKNIGEILAVEPNIAELPANLADKNVSLVSLESALEQANVVVVLVDHKQFKAADKTEFASKVVIDTRGIL